From a single Sorghum bicolor cultivar BTx623 chromosome 5, Sorghum_bicolor_NCBIv3, whole genome shotgun sequence genomic region:
- the LOC110435880 gene encoding uncharacterized protein LOC110435880: MAQQAAPPLAAAWHGTAWPLRAFLDAAAPATAPGDVRARWPARPRATSPRLNGSPDPCASVTGDQGGGSTKLCGLRGFSTRPHGAAHARHAARRRRPRRARDSARGCEARDDAALCAPTGMASHSSALAPQGRAARGGPAGPHAGARPLAAAAAWNRPGPLAAAADGLGLGFGNPSP, encoded by the coding sequence ATGGCGCAGCAGGCGGCCCCTCCCCTCGCCGCGGCTTGGCACGGCACCGCCTGGCCCCTGCGCGCCTTCCTCGACGCGGCTGCACCCGCAACCGCACCGGGTGACGTGCGTGCCCGGTGGCCAGCGCGGCCGCGCGCGACCTCGCCGCGGCTGAACGGCTCGCCGGACCCGTGCGCGAGCGTGACTGGGGACCAAGGCGGGGGCTCGACGAAGCTGTGCGGCCTCCGCGGCTTCTCCACGCGCCCGCACGGTGCGGCCCACGCGCGGCACGCggcacgacggcggcggcctcgGCGAGCGCGCGACTCCGCCCGCGGCTGCGAAGCTCGCGACGACGCGGCCCTCTGTGCCCCGACCGGAATGGCCAGCCACTCCTCTGCGCTGGCCCCACAAGGGCGCGCGGCACGAGGTGGCCCCGCGGGCCCACACGCAGGGGCGCGccccctggcggcggcggcggcctggaACCGCCCAGGgcccctggcggcggcggctgatgGCTTGGGGTTAGGGTTTGGAAACCCTAGCCCCTAG